A DNA window from Drosophila pseudoobscura strain MV-25-SWS-2005 chromosome 2, UCI_Dpse_MV25, whole genome shotgun sequence contains the following coding sequences:
- the Decay gene encoding caspase-3: MDDTDFSLFGQKNKHKKDKADATQIAKTPTSEADLKRIIISRPTVDDTYENCQRAGIAVILNHKDVKGQKQRVGTERDRDDMQHTLQTFGFDVRTYNDLTFSDINDMLKEVAREDHSDNDCFVLVVMSHGTEGKVYAKDMSYPVERLWNPFLGDNCKTLKNKPKLFFIQACRGENLEKAVEFTSFAVMTRSLAPAEAAPVQPITYAIPSTADMLVFYSTFDKFFSFRNVDDGSWFIQSLCRVLDMAAFNEAGQPDGVDLLRLLTAVNRKVAYEYQSNTKNEALNQMKEMPNFMSTLTKTFQLRVKPKT; the protein is encoded by the exons ATGGACGACACGGACTTTTCGCTCTTCGGCCAGAAGAACAAGCACAAGAAAGACAAAGCGGATGCCACACAGATCGCCAAGACGCCCACATCGGAGGCGGATCTGAAGCGCATCATCATCTCCAGGCCCACCGTCGATGACACCTACGAGAACTGTCAACGCGCCGGCATCGCGGTGATACTCAATCACAAGGACGTCAAGGGGCAGAAGCAGCGCGTGGGCACCGAACGGGATCGCGATGACATGCAGCACACCCTGCAGACCTTTGGCTTCGATGTGAGGACCTACAACGATCTGACCTTCTCCGATATCAACGATATGCTCAAAGAGG TGGCACGCGAGGATCATAGCGATAATGATTGCTTCGTTCTCGTTGTCATGTCCCATGGCACTGAGGGCAAGGTCTATGCCAAGGACATGTCCTATCCGGTGGAGCGGCTGTGGAACCCCTTCCTGGGCGACAACTGCAAGACCCTGAAGAACAAGCCGAAGCTCTTCTTCATACAGGCCTGCCGTGGCGAGAATCTGGAGAAGGCAGTGGAGTTCACCTCCTTCGCGGTGATGACCAGATCTCTGGCCCCCGCCGAAGCGGCGCCGGTCCAACCGATTACGTATGCCATACCCAGCACGGCGGACATGCTCGTCTTTTACTCCACCTTCGACA AATTTTTCTCATTTCGCAATGTGGACGATGGCTCGTGGTTCATTCAGAGTCTGTGCCGAGTCCTGGACATGGCCGCCTTTAACGAGGCTGGCCAACCCGACGGCGTCGATCTGCTGCGCCTGCTCACCGCCGTCAACAGGAAGGTGGCCTACGAGTACCAGTCGAATACGAAGAACGAGGCCCTCAACCAAATGAAGGAAATGCCCAACTTTATGTCCACACTCACCAAAACTTTCCAATTGCGTGTGAAGCCAAAGACCTGA
- the Gr89a gene encoding putative gustatory receptor 89a, whose product MQPCPALESPLGSLVARNMSRLPHVCGLCLLLWLWQLLALAPFSYSRSRGARCRRLLTLSGVLRWLLLIGLAPLMLWKSAAMYDATNVRHSMIFKNIALAAMTGDVFISLALLGAHLWHRRGLARLLNGLAQLHRKRKLGWGSTLLLWSKLLLSLYELLCNVPFLQGAGSRLPWTQLLAYGVQLYVQHVSSVYANGIFGGMLLLLASLDHLEQESPALARLLKRERGWLRLSANFVDLFQLGIFLLVIGYFVNILANMYAYMSYFVSQHGVPLTISNYCLIVTIQLYALILAAHLCQVRHGRLRQRCLELGYLPPELTHHQVGGRRWGKVFKSPSLSLQAMAWTPFPLFAPLDSLKFSVLGLFTLDHAFWLFLVSYAMNFIVIILQFSLENMQHADDN is encoded by the coding sequence ATGCAGCCTTGCCCTGCATTAGAGAGTCCCTTAGGGTCCTTAGTTGCACGGAACATGTCACGACTGCCGCACGTTTGCGGACTCTGCCTgctcctctggctctggcaacTGTTGGCGCTGGCGCCCTTCAGCTACAGCCGGAGCAGAGGAGCCCGTTGCCGCCGCCTGCTGACCCTGAGCGGTGTCCTGCGTTGGCTCCTCCTGATTGGGCTGGCCCCCCTGATGCTGTGGAAGAGCGCGGCCATGTACGATGCCACCAATGTGCGGCACTCGATGATCTTCAAGAACATTGCCCTGGCCGCCATGACGGGCGATGTTTTCATCTCGCTGGCCCTGTTGGGCGCCCACCTCTGGCATCGTCGGGGATTGGCCAGGCTGCTGAACGGCCTGGCGCAGCTCCACCGGAAACGGAAGCTGGGTTGGGGCTcaacgctgctgctgtggtccAAGCTCCTGCTCTCGCTGTACGAACTCCTGTGCAATGTGCCCTTCCTGCAGGGGGCGGGAAGTCGTCTGCCCTGGACCCAGCTCCTGGCCTACGGGGTCCAGCTGTATGTGCAGCACGTGAGCAGCGTCTATGCAAATGGGATATTCGGTggcatgctgctgctcctggccaGCCTGGACCACCTGGAGCAGGAGTCGCCGGCTCTGGCTCGGCTCCTGAAACGCGAGCGCGGCTGGCTCCGCCTCTCCGCGAACTTTGTGGATCTCTTTCAGTTGGGCATCTTTCTGCTGGTCATCGGCTACTTCGTCAACATTCTGGCCAACATGTACGCCTACATGTCGTACTTTGTCTCGCAGCACGGCGTACCGCTGACCATCTCCAACTACTGTCTGATTGTCACCATCCAGCTGTATGCTCTCATCTTGGCAGCCCATCTCTGCCAGGTGCGGCACGGTCGTCTGCGTCAGCGATGCCTGGAATTGGGTTATCTCCCGCCAGAATTAACCCATCATCAGGTGGGTGGTAGAAGGTGGGGGAAAGTCTTTaaatctccctctctctctttgcaggCCATGGCGTGGACACCGTTTCCCCTGTTCGCACCCTTGGACAGCCTTAAGTTCTCCGTTTTGGGTCTATTCACCTTGGATCATGCTTTCTGGCTTTTCCTGGTCTCGTATGCCATGAACTTTATTGTCATTATTTTGCAGTTCAGTCTGGAGAACATGCAGCATGCGGATGATAACTGA